From one Streptomyces chromofuscus genomic stretch:
- a CDS encoding MarR family winged helix-turn-helix transcriptional regulator codes for MPKPLSLPFDPIARADELWKQRWGNVPSMAAITSIMRAHQILLAEVDAVVKPYGLTFARYEALVLLTFSKEGELPMSKIGERLMVHPTSVTNTVDRLVKSGLVAKRPNPNDGRGTLAVITDKGREVVESATRDLMAMDFGLGVYDAEECAEIFAMLRPLRVAASDFEED; via the coding sequence GTGCCGAAGCCGCTCAGTCTTCCCTTCGACCCCATCGCCCGCGCCGACGAACTCTGGAAGCAGCGCTGGGGCAACGTGCCGTCCATGGCCGCGATCACCTCGATCATGCGCGCGCACCAGATCCTGCTCGCCGAGGTCGACGCGGTGGTCAAGCCGTACGGGCTGACGTTCGCGCGGTACGAGGCGCTGGTCCTGCTCACCTTCTCCAAGGAGGGCGAGCTGCCGATGTCCAAGATCGGCGAGCGGCTCATGGTGCATCCGACGTCCGTCACGAACACCGTCGACCGCCTCGTGAAGTCCGGCCTGGTCGCCAAGCGCCCCAACCCCAACGACGGTCGCGGCACCCTCGCGGTGATCACCGACAAGGGCCGCGAGGTGGTCGAGTCGGCCACCCGCGACCTGATGGCGATGGACTTCGGCCTCGGCGTCTACGACGCGGAGGAATGCGCCGAGATCTTCGCAATGCTCCGCCCACTTCGCGTGGCGGCGAGCGACTTCGAGGAAGACTGA
- a CDS encoding AIM24 family protein translates to MFRLQGSKVLAVDMTGDAVKAKNGSMVAYDGQMAFKKLSGGGEGIRGMVTRRITGEQMTVMEVKGHGTCWFADRASEINLVSLQGDKLYVESSNLLATDGGLRTGTSFTGLRGASQGNGLFTTTVEGHGQAAIMSDGPAVVLRVSAQYPLTVDPGAYVAHQGNLRQSFQSGVTFRTLIGEGGGEAFQMRFEGDGLVYVQPSERNTIAGDV, encoded by the coding sequence ATGTTCCGACTTCAAGGCAGCAAGGTGCTTGCCGTCGACATGACCGGGGATGCCGTGAAGGCGAAGAACGGCTCGATGGTCGCGTACGACGGTCAGATGGCCTTCAAGAAGCTGAGCGGCGGCGGTGAGGGCATACGGGGGATGGTGACCCGGCGCATCACCGGTGAGCAGATGACCGTGATGGAGGTGAAGGGGCACGGGACGTGCTGGTTCGCGGACCGGGCCTCGGAGATCAACCTGGTGAGTCTCCAGGGCGACAAGCTGTACGTGGAGTCGAGCAACCTGCTGGCGACCGACGGCGGACTGCGCACCGGCACGTCCTTCACCGGGCTGCGCGGCGCCTCGCAGGGCAACGGGTTGTTCACGACGACCGTCGAGGGGCACGGGCAGGCGGCGATCATGTCGGACGGGCCGGCGGTGGTGCTGCGGGTGAGCGCGCAGTACCCGCTGACCGTGGATCCGGGGGCGTACGTGGCGCACCAGGGAAACCTGCGGCAGTCGTTCCAGTCCGGTGTGACCTTCCGCACATTGATCGGGGAGGGTGGGGGCGAGGCCTTCCAGATGCGTTTCGAGGGGGACGGGCTGGTGTACGTCCAGCCCAGCGAGCGGAACACGATCGCGGGGGATGTGTGA
- a CDS encoding TetR/AcrR family transcriptional regulator — MSPETAKSLETKTKLLEGALRTLTDQGIAKTSARTIAAAAGVNQALVFYHFGSVDELLSAACRYGAEQAVSRHRLRIASVRSLSELLAVGREIHDQERENGHVALLGQLLAGAQTHPTLGPATAAGLDLWITEIERALTRVLAGTPFGDFTDPRGLARAVAASFVGIELYEGVDAEGATAALDALEHLGALVAALEELGPVAQRAVRHHLRRTARR; from the coding sequence ATGAGCCCGGAGACGGCGAAGTCCCTGGAGACGAAGACCAAGCTCCTCGAAGGCGCCCTGCGCACCCTCACGGACCAGGGGATCGCCAAGACCTCGGCCCGCACGATCGCGGCGGCCGCCGGGGTCAACCAGGCGCTGGTCTTCTACCACTTCGGCTCGGTGGACGAACTACTGTCGGCGGCCTGCCGCTACGGCGCGGAACAGGCGGTCTCCCGCCACCGCCTCCGGATCGCCTCCGTGCGGTCCCTCTCGGAACTGCTGGCCGTCGGCCGCGAGATTCACGACCAGGAACGGGAGAACGGTCACGTCGCGCTCCTCGGCCAGCTGCTGGCCGGCGCCCAGACCCATCCCACCCTCGGCCCGGCCACGGCGGCGGGCCTCGACCTGTGGATCACGGAGATCGAGAGGGCCCTGACCCGCGTCCTCGCGGGAACGCCCTTCGGCGACTTCACGGACCCCAGGGGCCTGGCGAGGGCGGTGGCGGCGTCGTTCGTGGGGATCGAACTGTATGAGGGCGTGGACGCGGAGGGCGCCACGGCGGCGCTGGACGCCCTGGAACACCTGGGCGCCCTGGTGGCGGCCCTGGAGGAGCTGGGACCAGTCGCCCAGCGAGCGGTCCGCCACCACCTGCGCCGGACCGCGCGGCGCTGA
- a CDS encoding acyl-CoA mutase large subunit family protein, with protein sequence MDADAIEEGRRRWQARYDAARKRDADFTTLSGDPVEPVYGPRPGDTYEGFERIGWPGEYPFTRGLYPTGYRGRTWTIRQFAGFGNAEQTNERYKMILAAGGGGLSVAFDMPTLMGRDSDDPRSLGEVGHCGVAVDSAADMDVLFRDIPLGDVTTSMTISGPAVPVFCMYLVAAERQGVDPSVLNGTLQTDIFKEYIAQKEWLFQPEPHLRLIGDLMEYCAARIPAYKPLSVSGYHIREAGATAAQELAYTLADGFGYVELGLSRGLDVDVFAPGLSFFFDAHVDFFEEIAKFRAARRIWARWMRDVYGATTDKAQWLRFHTQTAGVSLTAQQPYNNVVRTAVEALAAVLGGTNSLHTNALDETLALPSEQAAEIALRTQQVLMEETGVANVADPLGGSWYVEQLTDRIEADAEKIFDQIKERGLRAHPDGQHPIGPITSGILRGIEDGWFTGEIAESAFRYQQALEKGDKRVVGVNAHTGSVTGDLEILRVSHEVEREQVRVLGARRTGRDDAAVRSAIAAMVDAARDGSNMIEPMLTAVRAEATLGEICDALRDEWGVYTEPAGF encoded by the coding sequence ATGGACGCTGACGCCATCGAAGAGGGCCGCCGTCGCTGGCAGGCCCGGTACGACGCGGCGCGCAAGCGCGACGCGGACTTCACCACGCTCTCCGGCGATCCCGTGGAGCCGGTGTACGGGCCCCGACCCGGGGACACCTACGAGGGCTTCGAGCGGATCGGCTGGCCCGGGGAGTACCCCTTCACGCGAGGTCTGTATCCGACCGGCTACCGGGGGCGCACGTGGACGATCCGGCAGTTCGCCGGTTTCGGCAACGCCGAGCAGACCAACGAGCGCTACAAGATGATCCTCGCGGCCGGCGGCGGCGGTCTCTCCGTCGCCTTCGACATGCCGACCCTGATGGGCCGCGACTCCGACGACCCGCGCTCGCTCGGCGAGGTCGGCCACTGCGGCGTGGCCGTCGACTCGGCCGCCGACATGGACGTCCTCTTCCGCGACATCCCCCTCGGCGACGTGACCACGTCGATGACGATCAGCGGCCCGGCGGTCCCGGTCTTCTGCATGTACCTGGTCGCCGCCGAGCGCCAGGGCGTCGACCCGTCCGTCCTGAACGGCACGCTCCAGACCGACATCTTCAAGGAGTACATCGCCCAGAAGGAGTGGCTCTTCCAGCCCGAGCCGCACCTGCGCCTGATCGGCGACCTGATGGAGTACTGCGCCGCCCGCATCCCGGCGTACAAACCGCTCTCCGTCTCCGGCTACCACATCCGCGAGGCCGGCGCGACGGCCGCGCAGGAGCTGGCGTACACGCTCGCGGACGGCTTCGGGTACGTGGAGCTGGGCCTGAGCCGTGGGCTCGACGTCGACGTCTTCGCGCCCGGCCTGTCCTTCTTCTTCGACGCGCACGTCGACTTCTTCGAGGAGATCGCCAAGTTCCGCGCGGCGCGCCGCATCTGGGCGCGCTGGATGCGGGACGTCTACGGCGCCACGACGGACAAGGCCCAGTGGCTGCGCTTCCACACCCAGACCGCGGGTGTCTCGCTGACCGCCCAGCAGCCGTACAACAACGTGGTCCGCACGGCGGTGGAGGCGCTGGCCGCGGTCCTCGGCGGCACCAACTCGCTGCACACCAACGCGCTCGACGAGACCCTCGCGCTGCCGAGCGAGCAGGCGGCCGAGATCGCGCTGCGCACGCAGCAGGTGCTGATGGAGGAGACGGGCGTCGCCAACGTCGCCGATCCGCTGGGCGGTTCGTGGTACGTCGAGCAGCTGACCGACCGGATCGAGGCCGACGCCGAGAAGATCTTCGACCAGATCAAGGAGCGAGGCCTGCGCGCCCACCCCGACGGGCAGCACCCCATCGGCCCGATCACGTCCGGCATTCTGCGCGGCATCGAGGACGGCTGGTTCACCGGCGAGATCGCCGAGTCCGCCTTCCGCTACCAGCAGGCGCTGGAGAAGGGCGACAAGAGGGTCGTCGGCGTCAACGCCCACACCGGCTCCGTCACCGGAGACCTGGAGATCCTGCGGGTCAGCCACGAGGTGGAGCGTGAGCAGGTACGGGTGCTGGGCGCGCGCCGGACGGGCCGCGACGACGCGGCCGTGCGCTCGGCCATCGCCGCGATGGTCGACGCCGCGCGGGACGGCTCCAACATGATCGAACCGATGCTGACGGCCGTACGGGCGGAAGCCACGCTCGGCGAGATCTGCGACGCCCTGCGCGACGAGTGGGGCGTGTACACCGAGCCGGCCGGCTTCTAG
- a CDS encoding MTH1187 family thiamine-binding protein yields MIVAFSVTPLGVGEDVGEYVADAVRVVRESGLPNRTDAMFTSVEGEWDEVMDVVRRAVAAVEARAPRVSLVLKADIRPGVTDGLTSKVETVERHLAQ; encoded by the coding sequence ATGATCGTCGCCTTCTCCGTGACGCCGCTGGGCGTCGGCGAGGACGTGGGGGAGTACGTCGCCGACGCCGTCCGCGTGGTCCGCGAGTCGGGCCTGCCCAACCGGACGGACGCGATGTTCACATCCGTCGAGGGTGAGTGGGACGAGGTCATGGACGTCGTCAGGCGCGCGGTCGCCGCCGTGGAGGCGAGGGCGCCACGCGTGTCCCTGGTCCTCAAGGCGGACATCCGCCCCGGGGTGACGGACGGCCTCACCTCAAAGGTGGAGACGGTGGAACGCCACCTGGCGCAGTAA
- a CDS encoding DUF3817 domain-containing protein: protein MDLKTATALRRLRLVSAPEAASFLILLVCAVLKRTTEFNAVPVMGGIHGALFVLYAIFWADAWNRAKWSFGTAALYFVLSVLPAGGFFVERKLRREAEDAVIAQRARKEGVVNA from the coding sequence GTGGACCTCAAGACCGCCACCGCCCTCCGCCGCCTCCGCCTGGTCTCGGCCCCCGAGGCCGCGTCCTTCCTGATCCTGCTCGTCTGCGCGGTGCTGAAGCGGACCACGGAGTTCAACGCGGTCCCCGTGATGGGCGGGATCCACGGCGCCCTGTTCGTCCTGTACGCGATCTTCTGGGCGGACGCCTGGAACCGCGCCAAGTGGAGCTTCGGCACGGCCGCCCTGTACTTCGTCCTCTCCGTGCTGCCCGCCGGCGGTTTCTTCGTCGAGCGCAAGCTGCGCCGGGAGGCCGAGGACGCGGTGATCGCGCAGCGCGCCCGCAAGGAAGGGGTCGTGAACGCATGA
- a CDS encoding AIM24 family protein — protein MGFREVNAKMIEATVLPGQRLFSQRGAMLAYKGEVSFTPSMSGGQGGLMSMIGRRVAGEDTPLMTVEGSGTVLFGHGGHHVQVIDLAGDTLYVEADRLLAFEGSLQQGTMFLGAQGGVMGMVRGQVTGQGLFTTTLKGHGAVAVMAHGGVFEIPISPQRPVHVDPQAYVAHHGDVRNKLSTALGWRDMVGRGSGEAFQLELSGNGAVYVQASEEKL, from the coding sequence ATGGGCTTCCGCGAGGTCAACGCGAAGATGATCGAGGCGACCGTCCTGCCCGGGCAGCGCCTGTTCAGCCAGCGCGGCGCCATGCTCGCCTACAAGGGAGAGGTGTCCTTCACGCCCAGCATGAGCGGCGGGCAGGGCGGGCTCATGTCGATGATCGGGCGGCGGGTCGCGGGCGAGGACACGCCCCTGATGACGGTCGAGGGCAGCGGCACCGTGCTGTTCGGGCACGGCGGGCACCACGTCCAGGTGATCGACCTCGCCGGGGACACCCTGTACGTGGAGGCGGACCGGCTGCTCGCCTTCGAGGGAAGTCTCCAGCAGGGGACGATGTTCCTGGGCGCGCAGGGCGGGGTCATGGGGATGGTGCGGGGGCAGGTCACCGGCCAGGGGCTGTTCACGACGACGCTCAAGGGGCACGGCGCGGTCGCCGTGATGGCCCACGGGGGCGTCTTCGAGATCCCGATCAGCCCGCAGCGGCCCGTGCACGTCGACCCGCAGGCCTACGTCGCCCACCACGGGGACGTGCGCAACAAGCTGTCGACGGCGCTGGGCTGGCGGGACATGGTGGGCCGCGGCTCCGGCGAGGCGTTCCAGCTGGAGCTGAGCGGCAACGGCGCGGTGTACGTCCAGGCCTCGGAGGAGAAGCTGTGA
- a CDS encoding DUF3817 domain-containing protein → MKKSVLTRYRVMAYVTAVLLILLTVGVIGKRLLQLDGFDGFVTVVGIAHGWLYVLYLIFAFDLGNKAKMPVGRLLWVLLAGTVPTAAFFVERRVSREVEPLLQKDADPSPAAA, encoded by the coding sequence ATGAAGAAGAGTGTCCTGACCCGCTACCGGGTGATGGCCTACGTCACCGCCGTGCTGCTGATCCTGCTGACCGTCGGCGTGATCGGAAAGCGCCTGTTGCAGCTGGACGGGTTCGACGGCTTCGTCACCGTCGTCGGCATCGCCCACGGCTGGCTGTACGTGCTGTATCTGATCTTCGCCTTCGATCTGGGCAACAAGGCGAAGATGCCGGTCGGGCGGCTCTTGTGGGTCCTGCTCGCCGGCACCGTCCCGACCGCCGCCTTCTTCGTCGAACGCCGGGTGAGCCGGGAGGTCGAGCCGCTCCTGCAGAAGGACGCCGACCCCAGCCCCGCCGCGGCCTGA
- a CDS encoding AIM24 family protein encodes MSYGTPGAGPVAHDPATLPADDNVNAYTFCVELKGTQWFLQKGKMIAYYGSIEFNGVGHGRLDRLVRTSFHSPLHAADWVVAEGSGKMLLADRAFDVNSYDLENGNLTIRSGNLLAFQPTLSLKQSIVPGFLTLIGTGKFVAASNGPVVFMEPPIRVDPQALVGWADCPSPCHHYDHGYMAGVMGGLRAMTGLGGASGEEHQFEFVGAGTVLLQSTETLMAEQATGTVPHQAGVPGGGGVTGGHGAQAGAPRLPGQLGDLQRRFGL; translated from the coding sequence GTGAGCTACGGAACCCCGGGCGCCGGGCCCGTCGCGCACGACCCGGCGACGCTGCCGGCCGACGACAACGTGAACGCGTACACCTTCTGCGTGGAGCTGAAGGGGACCCAGTGGTTCCTGCAGAAGGGGAAGATGATCGCCTACTACGGCTCGATCGAGTTCAACGGCGTCGGGCACGGGCGATTGGACCGTCTTGTCCGAACGTCGTTCCATTCGCCACTGCACGCCGCGGACTGGGTCGTGGCGGAGGGCTCGGGCAAGATGCTCCTCGCCGACCGGGCCTTCGACGTGAACTCGTACGACCTGGAGAACGGCAATCTGACCATTCGCTCGGGCAACCTGCTCGCTTTTCAGCCAACTCTGTCGCTCAAGCAGTCGATCGTGCCGGGCTTTCTCACGCTCATCGGAACCGGAAAGTTCGTGGCCGCATCCAACGGGCCGGTGGTGTTCATGGAGCCGCCGATCCGGGTGGATCCGCAAGCGCTTGTCGGCTGGGCCGACTGCCCCTCGCCGTGCCACCACTACGACCATGGCTACATGGCGGGCGTAATGGGCGGTCTACGTGCGATGACGGGCCTCGGCGGGGCCTCCGGGGAGGAGCACCAGTTCGAGTTCGTGGGGGCCGGTACGGTCCTGCTCCAGTCGACCGAGACCCTGATGGCCGAACAGGCCACGGGGACGGTCCCGCACCAGGCCGGCGTGCCGGGCGGCGGTGGGGTGACCGGGGGCCACGGGGCGCAAGCCGGCGCACCGCGTCTTCCCGGACAGCTGGGAGACCTCCAGCGTCGCTTCGGGCTGTGA